The following are from one region of the Paenibacillus sabinae T27 genome:
- the mreC gene encoding rod shape-determining protein MreC, translated as MLKLFKLFGNKRLFILLITLVLFIVVMGFSLGTRKSLSWPENFVRDTTGFVQNLFYKPAGFVAGLFEDIGNLKDLAEENERLKIIAAQYTREKAQYNAIAAENEQYKKLLHFTQSQSNKYNYEYHYAQVVSLTTEPSNNTLVIDLGARDGVKPNMSVISEKGMVGIISQVSKFTSTVKLLTMMDNSDPNSQPPIASTVLNKINQSFGMVERYDQQTGRLIMTRIDEKDPIAKDDIVISSGLGGLYPRGLTIGTVESVGVGEFGLTKTAVIKPAAEFEDWKQLLVVFTPEGPQ; from the coding sequence GTGTTGAAACTGTTTAAGCTGTTTGGCAATAAGCGACTATTTATTCTATTGATTACGCTGGTGCTTTTTATTGTGGTCATGGGCTTCTCTCTCGGAACAAGAAAGTCGCTGTCGTGGCCCGAGAACTTCGTCAGGGATACTACCGGTTTTGTGCAGAATCTGTTTTACAAGCCCGCTGGATTCGTAGCGGGCTTGTTTGAAGATATCGGTAACTTGAAGGATCTGGCCGAGGAGAACGAGCGGCTGAAGATCATCGCCGCGCAGTATACCCGGGAGAAGGCTCAGTATAATGCCATCGCGGCTGAAAATGAGCAATACAAAAAACTTCTGCATTTCACACAATCGCAGAGCAATAAATACAATTATGAGTATCACTACGCTCAAGTTGTAAGTCTGACGACAGAGCCGAGCAACAATACGCTCGTTATTGATTTGGGCGCACGAGACGGCGTCAAGCCGAATATGTCCGTTATTTCCGAGAAAGGCATGGTCGGCATCATCAGCCAGGTGAGCAAGTTTACGTCCACTGTGAAGCTGCTGACGATGATGGACAACAGCGATCCGAATTCACAGCCGCCGATCGCTTCAACGGTTCTCAACAAAATTAACCAATCGTTCGGCATGGTCGAGCGTTACGACCAGCAGACGGGTAGGCTCATTATGACCCGCATTGACGAGAAAGACCCGATCGCCAAGGACGACATCGTAATATCATCCGGACTGGGCGGCCTCTATCCTCGGGGGCTGACGATCGGTACGGTCGAGAGTGTAGGTGTTGGGGAGTTCGGTCTGACCAAGACCGCAGTCATCAAGCCGGCTGCCGAATTCGAG